A genomic window from Gammaproteobacteria bacterium includes:
- a CDS encoding hypothetical protein (Evidence 5 : Unknown function), with the protein MGRHPMVSQCAVLARTDGGQETRLVAYLVGTAVPVAKLRAHLAETLPDYMVPAVFVWLDVLPLTPNGKLDRKALPVPNAPISAAVFEPPKSNTEQHIAAVWCEVLGRETVSIHDNFFDLGGHSLLIMRVHSLLMSAYPTLKIVDLFTYPRIRLLADALDQATGTPEQAQSRAGQTRGEQRRALERMRAQDRQSMRRPH; encoded by the coding sequence TTGGGTCGTCATCCGATGGTCAGTCAATGCGCGGTTTTAGCGCGCACTGATGGAGGCCAAGAGACTCGGCTGGTGGCCTACCTGGTAGGCACGGCCGTACCGGTGGCAAAGCTGCGCGCCCACTTGGCCGAGACGCTGCCGGACTATATGGTCCCGGCGGTCTTCGTTTGGCTGGATGTCCTGCCGCTTACCCCCAACGGCAAGCTCGACCGCAAGGCATTGCCGGTGCCGAATGCACCGATCTCGGCTGCGGTCTTCGAGCCGCCGAAGAGCAATACCGAGCAGCATATCGCCGCAGTGTGGTGCGAGGTACTGGGGCGCGAGACAGTAAGCATCCACGACAATTTTTTCGATCTCGGCGGGCATTCGTTGCTGATCATGCGTGTCCACAGTTTGCTTATGTCGGCGTATCCCACGCTTAAGATCGTGGATCTTTTTACCTATCCACGCATTCGGTTGTTGGCCGACGCGTTGGATCAGGCAACTGGCACACCCGAGCAGGCTCAGTCTCGCGCAGGTCAGACGCGTGGCGAGCAGCGCCGGGCTCTTGAACGTATGCGTGCGCAGGATCGTCAATCCATGCGGCGTCCACATTGA
- the prnO gene encoding putative O-methyltransferase (Evidence 3 : Putative function from multiple computational evidences) — MSSVLNPNDAFASLPLEVLLDSYQLSQAIFTLVHLRIPEHLHENGPTSLATLAAQTKADEKILRHLLEIARCLELVGWDSMQGYALTPRGQRLCTTANDTVRPLMTLLERGYAAWGAMPQAFKTGQTPFETVYGTNFFRDLARNPEQNRAFNQLMAITTELWLAATGVHYPFTGHLIDLGGNTGALSIRLLQQFPALRATVFDLPQALEQAPAVIENAGVTARCALVPGSFFEPAAIPRDGDIYLVSRVLLNWNDDQAVEILRNCRQAMSVTSRLLILEFVLPDPAPFGSLLTSLNLWVMFGASIRTQGEFEALLARAGFSDPRWIAIGANPSRDLYLLEARP, encoded by the coding sequence ATGTCTTCAGTACTGAATCCAAACGATGCCTTTGCCTCTTTGCCGTTGGAGGTATTGCTTGATTCCTACCAGCTCAGTCAGGCCATCTTTACCCTGGTTCACCTGAGAATACCTGAGCATCTACACGAAAATGGCCCGACGTCATTGGCGACCTTGGCCGCGCAGACGAAAGCGGATGAGAAAATTTTACGTCACCTGCTTGAGATCGCCCGTTGCCTCGAACTGGTCGGGTGGGATTCCATGCAAGGCTATGCGCTGACCCCCAGGGGGCAGCGCCTATGCACCACCGCAAACGATACGGTGCGGCCCCTCATGACACTTCTAGAGCGGGGATATGCTGCTTGGGGTGCCATGCCTCAGGCATTCAAAACCGGACAGACCCCCTTCGAGACGGTCTATGGAACCAATTTTTTTCGTGATCTGGCACGCAATCCAGAGCAAAACCGTGCTTTTAATCAATTAATGGCGATCACCACTGAGCTTTGGCTTGCAGCCACAGGGGTACATTATCCATTTACCGGACATCTCATTGATCTCGGTGGTAACACCGGTGCCTTGAGCATACGCCTGTTACAACAATTCCCTGCGTTGCGTGCCACGGTGTTCGATCTGCCACAGGCCCTTGAGCAGGCTCCGGCCGTCATCGAGAATGCGGGTGTTACGGCACGTTGTGCGCTTGTGCCCGGGAGTTTCTTCGAGCCTGCGGCGATCCCCCGCGACGGCGACATCTATCTGGTGTCGCGGGTCTTGCTCAATTGGAATGATGATCAGGCGGTCGAGATCTTGCGTAATTGTCGTCAGGCTATGTCGGTCACAAGCCGCCTGTTGATCCTCGAATTCGTCTTACCTGACCCCGCACCGTTCGGTAGCCTGCTTACCAGTTTAAATCTGTGGGTGATGTTCGGCGCGAGCATCCGCACCCAAGGTGAATTTGAGGCGTTGCTGGCACGCGCTGGTTTCTCTGATCCACGGTGGATCGCGATTGGGGCTAATCCATCCAGGGATCTGTATCTCCTTGAGGCCCGCCCTTAA